ggcatccgtagatgttcatttacctctgtagcgaacagtaggccaaaggaatggttagtcccgtaaaggtacccctaatataagtaataaccgtaggcatccgtagatgttcatttaccactgttgctaacaggtgggttccggaatggttagtcccgtctagacatcccgttgAACTAGGATAGGtaggacaatttacacataatgtactagtaaatcatcctagtgaatctaagtacaagtatccatgtaagtgcatacaaataaatgtatatatgtaaatgtattcatgtaagcgtatcgatgtagacgtattcatgtaacatgtaatgtatagtatagactgatgaatgaactaactctggtgtaattccttgtaataggaataatgttttgtatctcctaactatccctataatagttaactgaaaggtaattgattgtccaaacaggtttatacacccttgctacacaagagtgtgggaaactgaatgaaggatgaaaactataacatcaatacatatataagaacataagtgtatagatatagttttgttcaagaaggtaaaaatggttttgtaagacatctaagagtttgaacaataattaacaatgaattgatgtcattttaataaacatttcaaacgtaatacttttgctaccaaggtatttttaagatagaaaaccatttcatgcatcacattttgaagtatatgaaatatgctggatgaaaacacagttataaatacatatgattgatttaataacatgttgttttctacttgtatccccccccccattaaagcatttaaaatcatttaaaacattgattaagaggTATGAAGTCACctgaagatggtggtttggatgaactgaacggtgtaggattattaggtgtcaagtgaggacttgtacacacactatgatcctaaagaacatataatcacacatatatgcacccaattagtcttaaactactaattgaaaatgttaagacatcctaaaacatgataaacactttatataagtgttataagccctaaggattgcatctaagttattGTAGGAAAAggctagtgggtttagggttccaaaggaccccatacatgagtttactctccaataaacctcacacaaggagtttacagtcgtaaacccttgagtttacggccgtaagatcCTAGGCCTTATGtcatttggtgttttggagttctaactaatccctagaagcattcctacttgatggaataatccttggaagggtttagggcttaAATACActcccttgaggagtttacggccccaaggccatttccttttgggtttactgccgtaaacctaTATGGAAAGGGTATTTTTATATCTTCAAGTCCCATGCTCAACTAGGATAGGTTTTTAGACATTTAtgtaaggctaatgaaggccttaggcacactttggtacccttctttgatgttcacggcccaagggccATAACCATtagagattacggtcgtaatctctctttgggatggTTTTTTGAtgatttaaggtccttaaattaactaggagtaaatcaaggtaattttccaaggctttaggagtgattaaggcaccttttggcccttgagtttggagttcacggtccaagaacttcttgggccgtgaacaccttactcttggtgttcatgggTGATTTCTATTCCTATATACACTAACATACAAGCCTAGCATAGTTTCATTGCTTAAGGAAAGGACTAGGTATCATTttgccccttaaagaagggttcacggtccaagagcttcatgggccgtgaactcttaAATCATGTTATTTTGTTATGAATTATAGGTTAATAAGAACATAATatgctatataatacaactagagagaggtactcatgatttgggatgaaaacccgaagatccgtgagagagaaaatggcttttctctagtcagaaatgtaactaatgaataaatatggctcagaatcctatatatagtcctgggatttttggcagaaaatattttattcacaaaatgaactctaatatcatagggttttagaataacagagttgcacaaaaccctagtgcatccactctcctgatatctccttaagtataaacctgaaatactcaaacttaaactgaaaagtctgaaaatttatagcgactgttctgacttctattgaagtgctaTTGGTTGTACAAAAtagaattttgggttgtcacattgttGGTGAGATTCCaattggagtcgcaagactcagggatgaggAGAGATGGTGCATATGGGAGAATACGGTCTGGGCTGAGCAACCAGCCGATGGTGGAGATGTTATTTTCTGTGACCTGAGCGGTGCTATTTCTGTTCCTGTGGGAAACATGAGAGGTATTGAGATTTTCGGTTTCCAAGGTTGGGGGCAAGCCCTGTGGGGTAGCTTTGGTTACGATCTTTCATCAAAGTATTTGGATAGTATGTCTACCGAGAAGTGATGTTAGAGCGTGAGCAGGTTGTCAGCATGGACAGAGATGGTTAAGGACAAAGGTACGCTCTATTTGAGCATAGTAGGGCATGTATTAGCAACAACGACAGGCGAccgagaagaggatattgggGCGGTGGCTCTTATTGTCTATGATATGTATCGAGTGTGGTAATGAGGACTCCACTCTTACTATAATCCACGTGATGGAAGGTTGGTTGAAGAGTCGAGGATGAGGAATATGTTAGTTCGTTATTTTCAGATTGCGAGTCAGGGTTACAACTGGATAGTTGAGATGTCCGGTAGTGGGATGGTACGAGATTATGAATGACTAGAGGTAGTCAGGATGAGAAGTTTCATCGGATTTCATCAGAGATTCAGGGTAGTTGGGATTGCTTGACCTCCATCAGGAGCTCATCGAGCACTGTGTATCCCCTTCCTAGAGTAGGTGTGATATTATTGGTAAAAGCAGTCTGTGGGTTAGATTGTTGGCagaccaattggtgatggttcgaatcCTGAGTGGGGGAATACCGGGTACTTCTGAGGAGATCATAGACTTGTTCAAGAGCGGTTAGAGAACTGGATTGGGAGGCCTACAGTGCGGATTCCTGAGACCAGGGTTATTGTTGGTCAAGGAGGGGTGCAGAGTGAGATAGTGCATGTGGTACGTGTTtgagaaaggatgagtgtctccacaACAAGTGGCCGTTGGTCGGAGACCTTGTGGTGGTTAGGAATCCTTCAAGGTTAAAATGGTGAATTCGAGGTGGTTGGCTTGTAAGGTTAGTTTGGCGGTTGAGAGTTTCTGGTTCAGAGTATAGGCTATTATATACAGTATGGGAAGGAAAGAAGTTGATTGGGCAACCGACTTCAGGGTGGTTATGATTATTCTTGCATGAGTTTTGGGCAATAGAGGAGGAAGTTTCGGATTGTCATCTTCGTGTTTTGAGTCGTTGGCAATTTCTCTGTGTTTTAATTTGGGAGATGGAGTATTCTAGGGTATCCAAGTTTAATGTCCTAAATCTCggattattttgagttttgagcttGAGATGCCAAGTGGTGTATCGAGTGTCTATGGTTTCGGTGGGGGCCCTTCAGCTAATTGACATCAAATGGATTTATTTGAGAATGTGAATTGCAGCGAGAAAAAGAGGTTTTGTCACGACGGTGGTCGTCCGAAGTAGTGTTGCTTAGCTTGGATGGGTGTGTGTGTACCTATCTATGCGGGGCCGCAAAGCATAAGTTAATGATCGTAGTGTGATGTCATCCTGAGGATGAGATTGTGAAATGGTAAGAGTAAGTGCGGTAAGACTGCGAGGAGCTGCGGTTTCAATGAGTAAGTGCAGAaaggttgtggtgatgctacggggagctgtagtactcactattcagtgagaggttgtggtgatgctacggggagccgtagtactaactattcagtgagaggttgtggtgatgctacgtGGAGCCGTAGTACTTACTATCAGTGAGAGGTTATGGTGATGCTACGgcgagccgtagtactcactattcaatGAGAGCTTGTcgtgatactgtggggagccaTAGTACCCACTGGCCAACAAGAGAATTTTGTGATGAAGTACTCTCTTATCAGAGCTTGACGAAGAAGAGTTTTGAGGCTCGGGTAGCCCAAATATTTGAGTTGTGGAAGCCTGGTGGTTGAACCAGGGATGAGACTGGGTCTCCATGATTGTCGGAAGTCATTATATTTTGATTTGAGTGGTGGTTTTCGTGACCAAAGGGAAGTGGATCAGTGTGGTACGCGTGGGTTGCGGGTCATAGGTCACGAATTGAGTGTTTGTTGGGATGAGTGGTTCCAATTTTGTGCTAGACCAgactctcgagttgagtttgattctagtaatgTATTGAGTAGGTGGAATGAGATTCCGGATTCAGAGATGGATTCCATATTGAGCGGTATTGTTTATCATCAGATGTCTTAGACCTGTATAGGTCAGTACTCGGGTACGGGAAGTACCGCGAGATGCATGGAACTATGAGCAGTGAACGACATAGGTTGGGGCTGAGTCAACCTTTAGTTGGGAGTGTAGCATTCGCTTAGGGTAAGGCGAACTTCATGACTTGTATGTCACAAGGAGCCAAGGTAGTTATTGTGAGAAGGGAACCATTGAGACGGTTGAGATAATGCAATGGACCTTAGGGGTTCAACGGTTGGGTCGAGACCTGACACACAATGTTAAAAAGGGGTATGTGAAGTGGAGCTGAGGCTTACGGTTATTTTTATGTTTGAGGACACTTCTGAGCAAGCATGATTATTCTCTTGTGTCTGAGGGCAGAGTGTTGAGAATTCACTATTTGGACGGGTTAGTATAGCAGTTCAGTGAATGAGCACTGGTGGGATGTGAACCTTTCCGTTCCTTGGGGCGTGATCCAGATTGTTTGGTACATTGGTATGAGTGATCGATAACCGATTGTTGAATTTTGTTGTGTGAAAACAGTGGAGCAGTGAGTTATCAGGGTTTGAGGTTCAAGGGGCGACTATCATGATGATACCATGAGTGGGCGGTTTGGCGGCGGGCCAGGCGGCTTCAGTTTCCGAATTTGGGAATGTCAAAAAGGGGTATCTTGGTGGCAGAGGGTCCAATTTTggttctggatttgggagttcCTATTTGGACTCAGGCATCCATGGAAAGATAGTGGTGGGATATGAGGTCCTTTTTATTAGTGCTTCTTGGGTTTTTGGTTTCAATCTAAGTGTTGATAAGAAGCGATTTTAAAGGCGAAATctaattaagtgggggagaattgtaacatcctaattcGAATTGTCCatgattagggttcgtgggccACGAGCCGAGCATGAGGAAGTCTCGGGTTCTGGCGAGTTATTGGAATCGTAAGGCATCTCATCACCTTCCCGTAGGTATGAGGATCTTTGGAATCGGATTTATATCCAAGAagctatggaagtttgaagttCTGGCAAGATGAGTCCCTAAAGAGGAGAAGTGTGGCGGtgaagtacgttgggcatacgtatgcatacgcttagcgtacaaatgCGTGTGCTCCTTAAGCAAGAGCCAcctagtatgctaggcgtactaggcacagaaggaaaaccctaatattttaagtgaccctatataaagaatgagatggccttaTTCCTGGCCACCTTTCTCAAAGAGCAAACCCTCCAAAACCTTAGTCATGCATTCTTGGAGCTTGTATGTGTATTTAAGAGCTTTTGAGAGTTTTGTGTGCTCTTGAGGAGAAGTGGaagccttgaagaagaaggatttggagtccaagcttctagatATGAGCATATCTGAGATGGGAGCTTctttttaaggtataaagcttcaaactttacctCTCTTTTGTTTAAGTATGTTAATggggtattttagggtttttcccAAAAAGGTGGAGACTTGATGAAATCCTGAACTCCAGAGACTAAGACCCTCCCCTTTTGAGCTTATTAGTGGTGTAATGTCATATAAAAATGTGACCTTGGGTGTTGGAACCAAGTTATTCATGAGATAAGAGCTTAATGGGTGAAGAGAATAAGTGTTTTGTGTGGTTGTGACAtcttcagccatgcaaaggcttaaagtcgttAGCTTTGTGAAGTAGGTgatgttaggaagtccagatccaagagatgagttaaggtcttaacaGGTTAAGACCCAGAAAttaatttaagcaaaactgagagtatgcccagcgtaattctagtacgccccacgtactgggCTGAGGTCCTCGATCAGATTTGTGCATGcttgagtacgttgagcgtaccaaaggaggtacgccccgcataacccCTTTATGGGCTTTTGGGCAAAGTGATGTggtgggccttgagtgttgggcctgggGTTCGACCTTCAGGCAATAGAGCCTTGGATTAGAGAATCATATGtatgtgctttgggcccttgGGTTGGGCTTGCCTTTTAGTTTGGGGTTATGGGCCATGTgagggcccatttattattgggccttggtggaccCAATGGGTTCAGGGCATTAATGGGCTGgtaggtggtctatctttagacccaaatagtgagaggttggacttagctcctaattgagataattgtggGCTTGGCACAGAGTTAGAGGCCGGTGTGTGGCAGCAGTGTTTATAGGAGTTGTtgttcatccgaggtgagtcttctcactatgctttaccttgagtggtagttatgtgtgaccgaaaggtcttatgtgcttacattgagtattatgttatcctattgtatgtgacatgctatgcattatgtctttgtgatttatgctatgcggagtttataggccggaccgaagggtccaacgatttatgagGTCGGAAGGCTTaagcagaccggaccggagggtccaccgaGCTTAGGACCAGAGAGTCCACAGAGTTAGAGCCAGAGGGTCCACatagttaggaccggagggtccatagagtttggaccagagggtccacaaagttatagccttgagtggctaatatgtgttgtatgtggtattttggggaactcactaagcttcgtgcttaccgtgttatgtgttatgtgttatgcgttTCAGGTTTTCTTGTATGGATCGCGGGACGACacaggcttgattgtacacactagggAAAGAGTTAAGAGGATCCTGAATTAATAATGGAGTTGTGCTTTGTAAttaaataaaagagatttttttataagatatgttatgaagagtatgcactttaaaaatgaaaaattgttttaaattttcacgtcgttacatgAAGAACCGACATCGATTCGTGAAACATTTCCTGACGAGCATCTATTCCTTCGTTGCTGATATAGTGAACTACTTGGTCTCCACAGAACTCCCTTCAGATCTCACTCAATCCCAAAAAGATAAAATTAAGAAGGAGGAGAAAAGATATGTCTGGGACAAGCCATATTTATGGAAACACTGTGATAATCAGGTGACTAGAAGATGTGTGCCTCAAGATGAAGTTAACTCAATTCTGAATTTCTTCCATTAAGAAGCTTGTGGAGGGCATTATGGTCCACAACGAACCGCACGCAAGGTTTTGGACAACGGTCTTTATTGGCCTCATATTTTTTGTGACTCTTTTCTATTTTGCAAAACTTGTGAAAGGTACCAAATGACTGGATCTTTGACATCTCGTAATTAACTGCCACTTACTCCAATCTAGGTATGTGAAATCTTTGACGTTTGGGGTATAGATTTTATGGGTCCATTTCTGCCATCTTTTGGGTTTGTGTACATCTTAGTTGATGTGGATAACGTGTCCAAATGGGTCGAGGCAAAAGATAGACGAACAGACAATGCTAAGGTTGTAGTTGATTTTGTCAAGAAAAATATATTTGCAAGATTTGGGACACCAAAAGCCATTATTAGTGATCGGGGCACGCATTTCTGCAACCGCACCCTCGAAGCAGTCCTCAAGAAATATGGTGTCACACATCGGGTATCCACAACATATCACTCGCAAACCAACGGGCAGGCTGATGCTTCAAACAAACAGATCAAGGGCATTATAGAGAAAACCATCATTCCGGTCAAGAAAGATTGGAGTATTCGATTGGATGATGCGTTATGGGCTCACCGGACATCATACAAAACTTATATCGGTATGTCACCATATAGAATTGTTTTTGGCAAACCTTGTTGATTACCGGTTAAATTAGAGCATCGAGCATATTGGGCTGTCAAAAAGTTGAACATGAGTATGGATGAAGCTGGTAAGAAAAGAAAATTGGATATTCAAGAGTTAGaagaaatctggaacaaagtttaCGAGAACGAAGCAATCTATAAGGGGAAGATGAAAGCGTTTCACGACAAGATGATCTCGCGAAAGGTATTCACTACAGGTCAAAAGGTACTCTTATATCACTCTTGTTTCAAACTTATTTCTGGTAAATTGAGGTCTCGTTGGGTGGGACCTTTTGTTGTTACTAACGTGTTTGATCATGGTGCTATAGAAATTAAGAGTGAACAAATAGGAAAGATTTTTAAGGTAAATGGTCATCGTCACAAACCATTTTACGAAGGGTTTCAAGTTACAAATGAAGAAGTGGAGGTAGTCGAGGTCCCAACTTACCGCAATTGAGGAAACCAAGTAACAATGTCGAGCCACCGATAGTAAAAACGGGCAGCTtaccgggaggcaacccgggcATTtgtttgatttcattttattttgcAACTTCCTTTTAATTTTAGTGTGTTTTTAGCTACTTAGTTCGTTCCTTTTTAACTTAAtcatgtttttaaaataaaaaggaacagagaaaatttgaaaaaagttgaaaaatacAATTTTGGTGGAACCAGCAACCGCAAGCCTAGTCTTTGCAATCGCAGGTTATGCATTTTGGGGTCGCAGAACATCATCGAGGTTTTTTGGATCATTTTTTATGAATAAAggaaacctgcgatcgcaggtccAGTACATGCGATCGCATGTGTTGATTTTATTATGCCTGCCACATATTTGAACGTTAAATGATCGATTGTTGCATTTTTCTCATAACCTGCGATCTCAGGTTATATACTTGCGATCGCATGTATCAGGTTTTTAACACCTTACCGTTACCTACCTCGATAATAGCCCAACgatctttttttttataaaaacctgcgatcgcaggttctCCCTTTGTGGTCGCAGGTTACATTTTTGCTATAGATATGGGTCGCATGCCTCATTTGTAACCACCACACTTCAAAAATTCTCTTTGAATTCCACTACATTTCGAGTTTTTTCGCCAACAACCACCCAAATTGCTTGTTTTTCATCCAAATCAAGCAAATAAGGTATCAATCTCTCCTGTTTTACTCCTACAACATCTTTACGGTAACGTAATCATATTTTCACTGTTGAAATTCTCTAAAAACCTCATTTTATtcatttgaaatttgaatttttgtGAGTTTCTTTTTTAGATCTACGCTCTGTTAGCAATTCGCAGGCCACGAAAAGTTAAAACGTTTGCTCACAACGTAATTCAGAAGAGATTCATCCgaacaaaatttcaaaaatcaaaaatttttcagGCATGAAAAATATACTGCCGCTCAGCGCACAGTCACGTATTTTCGTTCTGAAACtgaatttttgttttttgttatatatttgtGCGGGTTTGCGTATTCGCTTGGGAGTAGTtagaaataattattttttcttgATTATTTTTTTACATGAAAATTGTGCCTACCTTAGCCTACTTTTGACTTGAAAAATGCCCCGTAGACCCTGCCGTTCATGCAGACAGGTTGATGCCCTAGACCCGTTATACACTGTCCAGGTGGACAATGTCACAGTGGATTTAGGTTCAAAGGCCGCACTCGACTGTTACCAGCGACTTCTCGACTGCGAGATTTTGCCACGAGTCTGGGCCCCTAACTACACATTAATGCAGGAACTTTCATATTTATGATGGTGTTCATGCCCATTTTGCCAATATTGGCTGGGAGCGCCTTTTATTTGTGGATTTTGCCACCTGTCCCCTATTGACCCAAGAGTTTTTAGCTATGCTGAGTGAGGTCAATAATGAGGGAAACTTTGCTTTTCGCATTTTTAGCACCCCTCACTGATGTGTGtgaactcaactagttttaaacctacttttaattataaaattaacacACAAAGGCGGTGGACTTGTCAATTGTGGTGTAGCTAGATAAGTAGGGTATCGGACTCAGAGAATGAAAAATTTAAACCGataactaattttatctaaaaaaaagtaataaaagggaaggttttctctagtttttcaagactagaaaACTTAAAAAACTAACTAACACGCAATTTAACTAACTTAGCAGCTAAAACAAGTTATTACcactaaattcaataattaagaggacttctgtttaggtttgaCTCAATTGATCTTATGGTTGATTTAATGGAAATAGTGTAATGGATTCACcttttattggctaccgattcaggTGATTAGGTTCACATTCGCTATCGCTAACCCTTAGAAAATAAACTAATCcaagcagtggccagttgtctaaattaattaattctctaggttatttattcgggttaaataagacttgtaatggttaatcaaattaataattcaattagcctcttgttgttggtgttggattaatgtctaagtccataactatatttggtatgtacttgacctgacccggcatggtccatttgggttgcacttcaccgacacaatttatatggataatcttttgagaatagtatgtttatgattaatattaatatattataagttctaatatattaatatggaatcatattatttaattagtattgatcaagaattaatttataattaattaagtgatcaaaaggaaataattaaatatggactcttatatatatggaatgggccaagttcatttaggttgggctaagctttcatggatagtccatggagtgtttaacccatggatcctaggaaatgaaaggtcatgggtattagggtttaaccctaatcctccatactatataaagatgtctttggttggtgaaattggtactagtgtggatacactaaagaagggctagccaatttcactagagagaaccaagtaatcatattctctaaagtattccaaggtgtcttggtgatttgtgattccacttgaggcttccacactattggggctaagctcttaaagcttgaagacatcaagctacatcaagaggtatgtattatatcttgttacattcatagtttttgtatgctagattaggataataccttggatgttcttatttgcatgtataatagagaaaacatagatccaaggtatttagggttgcatgtacacttaggaagtgttagaatgctcaaaaccccacagtggtatcagagccacgggttgttttctgttatattgatgcaaatattttattttcaaagttgaaaaaaaaaacatgaagtttgtcaaattttaagataattacttgttcttgtgaaaaactaattatttgtaaaatttgaataatttgctttatgagttgaattaggtcaaatttaataaaagataaaataatatgattattttattagttttaaaagtttgatctaaagagttttattttttgaaacctccataagttatggatatgaaaaggttttaaaaaaaaattgattcaaagtttttttggagttacaaaatttggtgttaatgttttaaaggattccataacttaagaataagttatggatcaccaaaagttttttgtgttaccttgttttatgagtgaatttagattaatgaataaaattatgtgatagttggttttaatccaaattaatctaagaattgattctaaaatgtgtttttgtaacttgtcctcaagttatatgaaaagtcacatttaagaatcataaaactcataaaaattggcaaaggttacaaaaatgaagagtctagttctaattaaatggttttataactccataacttgtcctcaagttatggaggaccaagagtctcttgatttaataaaataaaataaaaaaaaaggtgtaaccttaattaattccataagttataaaataaagaaaagttaattcttttattagtttaaagtcttccataacttgtcctcaagttatggaacttgaagagtttttggattaaaactactttaaacacataagttatggaattaattagttttgaatagtttcaaaacttgccctcaagttttggaatttgtaaagttttcacttatgaatactttaattccatgttagcccttagaattttaaaagttaaaattcaacccttatactttataatattataagttaataataataatatatatacatatatatatatatatatatatatatatatatatatatatatatatatatgtataagagtaaagtcagtcttaccgctagtacgcctcattcacgaatccggtctataaggtgggtataaggttgttgcctataaaatggcaacttaatgggtgtccactctcacccaccgcttgcttgactggtggagggtcgttagccgaacgggtttgacaggactagaattctcccttcattaaaagtattaatgataatactaagtaactaaactcttaataatacccaatcttagttacttaggaaaaatgtgaataaggtgctaacccatgaaattacactttacactttgtctaagtcgttagtggagcgtgtgtggttaaccggcacactaacttggacttaacaaggtaggtaaagggtgacttaatatttatcatagtatcgatggagcgtgtgtggttaaccggcacatcgattgaggggt
The genomic region above belongs to Lactuca sativa cultivar Salinas chromosome 4, Lsat_Salinas_v11, whole genome shotgun sequence and contains:
- the LOC122197489 gene encoding uncharacterized protein LOC122197489, producing the protein MGPFLPSFGFVYILVDVDNVSKWVEAKDRRTDNAKVVVDFVKKNIFARFGTPKAIISDRGTHFCNRTLEAVLKKYGVTHRVSTTYHSQTNGQADASNKQIKGIIEKTIIPVKKDWSIRLDDALWAHRTSYKTYIEHRAYWAVKKLNMSMDEAGKKRKLDIQELEEIWNKVYENEAIYKGKMKAFHDKMISRKVFTTGQKVLLYHSCFKLISGKLRSRWVGPFVVTNVFDHGAIEIKSEQIGKIFKVNGHRHKPFYEGFQVTNEEVEVVEVPTYRN